The DNA region GGGATTAATAGAATTCACAAATTACTGTAAAAGCAATTGTTATTATTGTGGTATTAGAAGAAGTAACAATAATGCTGATAGATATAGATTATCTCTTAATGAATTATTAAAGTGTTGTGACTATGGATATAAAGCTGGCTTTAGAACCTTTGTCCTGCAAGGTGGAGAGGATGCTTATTTTACAGATAATAAAATCAAGGAAATAGTTAGTGTTATAAAAGATAAATATCCAGAGTGTGCAATAACTCTTTCTATAGGCGAGAAGAGTTACGAGTCCTATAAGATGTTTTTTGATGCAGGAGCGGATAGATTTTTGTTGAGGCATGAAACAGCTCAGGCAGCACATTATAAAAAGCTGCATCCAAGTGAGCAAACTTTAGAAAATAGGAAAAAATGCCTTTATAATTTAAAAGAGATTGGTTATCAAGTTGGAGCGGGGTTTATGGTAGGCTCACCTTATCAAAAGCTTGAAAACATGGTAGAGGATTTGATGTTTCTAAAAGAGCTAAGTCCTCATATGGTCGGACTCGGACCATTTATACCACATGTAGATACACCTTTTAAAGATATGAAAGCTGGTAGTGTAGATATGACATTAATAATGTTAGCTTTAGTAAGATTAATATTACCAGAGGTATTGTTACCTGCAACAACAGCACTAAATTCAATACATGAAAAGGGTAGAGAATTAGGCTTAAAAGCAGGAGCAAATGTTATAATGCCAAATCTATCTCCTAAGGAAGTAAGGGAGAAATACACTTTATATAACAATAAAAATATAAGTGGATTAGAAGCTGCTGAATACAAAGAAGCTATAACCAAAGAAATTGCTAAGATTGGGTTGAAGCTTGTTGTTGATAGAGGGGATCATGTTAGTATGAAGTAAAGTAACTTTATAAATGGTGCTAAATAAAAGTATAAGTAAACCTTGTAGATGTTATATCTGCAAGGTTTTTAAACATAATTAGTAAATATTCATTTTGGTAATCATATTTAGTTACTTTAAAGACATTAAAAATAGTATTTTACCTATAAATTATGATCATCTAAAAAGTGTGCTAATATATCTGTAAATTTAGCTAATTCATTTAGCGTATAAACTGATTCATGTTTTGGGTTATCAGATATACCTACAAGGCTAATATTGTAACCTCTGCCAGAGAAACTGTATAAATAAACCTCAGATTTAGAAAAAATTTTATCATAGGTATCTTTATATCTATTGGAATTAGAGTTATGTGTTGTAGGTTTATATCCCATACTATGCAGCCATTCTTTTCTTTTAGAATTTCTATTGTTAGCTGTTATGCTCATTAAAATTATTACTCCGTTTTTTTTATTTTTATATATGTAATGTTTACTTCTATGATATAAACCATCGTCTTTTAAATCCTGCCTGTCATCAATACCATTTGGAACACATACTATATCAGTTTGATTTTTAAATATTTGTTCATATCCTTCAACATAAAAGTCTTTACCAATAAGATTTTTAACCTTCTTAAAAGTATCTATGTTATAGCTTAATTGATTATTATCAGATGAAGAATTCATTTCATTAAAAGTTGAATTAAAGAAATATCCACATACAAATGAAATTATTACTAAGCAGATAACGACTATATTTTTTCTCATATTACCAACCCTTTCTTTATAATTAGCAATATTTATACAAAATTACATAGTATAAATTATTAAGAAAACAGTTTTTATCATAAATTGGTATAGAAATATTACAATTAATAATGTATAATTATAAGAAATATACTTAATATTATGCAAATGAGGTGTTTAAGTTGGCTAAAAATATAAAGATAAATAATTTACTATATTTAATGAAAGACAGTATTGAGTTTGACCAAATATATGCTGAATTTGTAAAGCCTTTCAAAGATTTTGATGATAAAAACAATGCAGATATTTTTAACACAATTAATACTTTTGTTGAAATGGATGGCGACTATAAAAAAACAGCTAAAGTTCTTTATCAACATGAAAATACTATAAGATATAGGATTATGAAAGCAAAGAAGATACTAAATATGGAAGAAAGCAACCTTGGCTTTATTGAGCATATAAGCTTAGCGATAAAAATTAATAGTATTTATGAAAGTATTACTAATTGAAAGAAATAAAATATGGACTATTTACTGAGTAATTTTTTAAGAATTTTGTATGTAAAAAATATAATACAAAATATAATACTTAATAGAAAAAAAGTAGATAATAATTGCAATAAAAATGCAATAGCACTAGGTGAAACATTAACACTCATAATAAAACTCTCCTTGTAATTTTAATTGTTATTATATTTTTTTATTTGAATGTAGAATATTATATTTCCAATTAAAAATACTGAAAACCAAGTAATAACAAGTATACATGGCGCTATTTTAGATAATATTTGTGTGTTAAATATTATTTGGTATCTGATCAATAATATGAAAAAGAGCAGTGAAAGTAAAGTTGCATCAAAGATTGTCCAATATGAATCTATTCTTAAAAGGTTTCTTTTTTGAGTTGTTGTAAATTTATTGTCAAGAGATATTTTTCTACGATTACATTCTTCATCAAGATTGTTTAGCGTTATTATAGCATTAACAAATAGATAAATAAGTAATAAAGGTATACTTACCATAAATACTGACCACACCTCTTAAGCTCCTCCTTTTTATTCTTCTTTATATATATTAATAAAGGTATCAAAGCTAAAATCATCATCTATAAAATAAGGATCACGTTCAATGATGATGTAATCAGGCTCTAACACAGATACATTTAGAATATTTTTTTTACCAATAAAGCATATGGAAAAATCTTGACCGTCAAAAGTGTAAAAGTTTTTAAACCACATATTAACTTTTGTACATTTTCGATTAAATAAATAATTGTAGAGTTCATCTATTTTAGCTTTATTAGTAACAATAATTTTCTTTTCAGAAAAATCATTACCTTCAAAAAATGTTTTGGATATTCGTATTTCATAGAAATCATTTGCAGGAACTTGATTTTTTAAATACCATGGATGTATATAATTAAATATCAATAAGATAATTACAGTGAATAGGGTAAAAAGTAACAATTTCTTTTTTAATATTCTATTTTGCATTATGCACCTCTTTTTATATTTAATTCATATACAATATATCATAATAAACTAGTAAATATGTCGGAATTATGAATATTAATATTTGTTAACAATTATCAAGAAAATAACAAGCTATAACTACAAAGTTTATGATTTATTATAAAGTAAAACCAAAGCGTATTTTAAAATAAAACACACTTTGGTTTTATTTTGATTTGTTTTTTATATTTGTCTAGTGTTTTTATAAAATATTAAATTTCCTGCTATAAATACTATAAACCATGTAATAGTAAGCATAAATGGAGTAATGCTAGATAGAATTTGTAAATTAAATATAAACTGATATTTGACTAATAACAATAAGAAAAACAATAATAGTAAACCTATATCAAAAAATATCCAATAAGAGTCTATTCTTAGCAGTTCTTTTTTTTGAGATATAGTTAGCTTGCTTGATAACTTTTTGTTATTACACTTTTCGTCAAGACTATTTAGCGTGGTAAAAGCATCAACGAAGAGGTAAATAACGATGATAGGTATGATTATTATGAAAACTGACCACACAATAAAACCCTCCCTATTAATTCATTATGTATTCATTTAAAGTTTTAAAATCAAAGCTAGAGTCTACAAAAAAAGGTTTATCTCCGATTTTGATATAATCAGGTTCTAGTAAATATATAAACAAATAATCTTTTTTATTCAAAAATATTAAGCGGTAATTTTCACCATCATAATGAAGTCCATTTGAAAACCATCCTTCAACTTTTTGACATTTACGATCAAATAGATAGTTATATATATTGGCTATTTTATTTTTGTCATTAATTACATAGGTATTATTCGAGTGCAGCTCATGAATTTCAACTCTATCAAAATCATTTTTAGGAACTTGGTTTATTAGATGCCATGTATGTGTATAATTAAATGATAATAAAACAATTCCACTAAATATAATAAAAATTATTAATTTTTTTATAAGGATATTTTTCATATTACACCTCTTTGTAATCTTTAATAAACTATTATATTAACAGTTTAAGAATATACTACCATAGAATTTAAGTGAAATATGTCGAAATAATTAATCATTAATATTTATTAATAAATAGCAATTATAAAAATAAAAAACTAATATGTTAATTATTTTTCTTTTCATTAATGTACATCCTTGTATTGTTAATTTAAGTACATTATAATGATATAAAGCAATAAAATCGGTAACGCATGTTACAATAAAGTAAAAAAGAGACAAAAATGAAGGATTTATTCTATGCTTTAAGGAATAGTAATTATTTAGTAATATTGATAATATTTTAGGAGTTTCAAGACCATCTTATCTGGGAAAATGATAAATAAGAAAGAAGATGGATTAATAGATTTTAACAGAAATAATATAATTATTGAAAAATTAGATGGTTTAGTAGATTGTTTTTTATTTAAGTTACAATTATTTTGTTATTCTTATATAATAATAGGGTAATAATAGTTAGGAAGTTTGAATATTTAAACTATGATTATTTATATAACTTTGAATAATCTAGGTTAAATATTATGTTTATTTTAATAAGAGTTAATAATAACAATAAGTATTAATTTTCTATGAATAATCTGGGATTATGTATAAAAACAATACTTATGTTTGATTTAAATATAATACTATATATGTTAATTAGAGATATGATTTGTTATAATAGTAAATAGTATTTAAGTTTAAAATAGTAGCTGTATTAATAGTTTGAATGATGAGAAAGATAACAGGAATTTTAACTATCTGTATAATATACAAATAAATGGAGTTGATTATTATGAAATTATGTTCTATTTGTAAAAAGAATGTAGCTGTGATATTTACTACAAAAGTTGAAAATGGTAAGACTGAAATGCAAGGACTTTGTATTGAATGTGCTAAAAAAATGGGTCTTCCTGTTTTGGATCAAATGTTTCAACAAACCGGTATGTCACCTGAAGATATAGATAATATAACTGAGCAAATGAATGGAATGTTTTCAGATGTAGACATGGAAGAATTAGCGGAAGGCGAATCTCTCAATGAGATTTTTGGTAATATGTTTAATAAAGATAGTATTTCAGATAAAAAAGAATCTTCTTATGAAAGTAAAAATAAAAAGAATGATAAACAAAAATCTAAAAGCAAAGAAGATAAAAAGAGAAAAAACCTAGATAAATATGGTAGTAATTTAACGAGACTTGCTAAAGAAGGCAAAGTTGATAAGATTGTTGGTAGAGATAAAGAGATTGGTAGAGTTATTCAGATTTTAAATAGACGAACTAAAAATAACCCTGTTTTGATTGGAGAACCAGGTGTAGGC from Abyssisolibacter fermentans includes:
- the hydE gene encoding [FeFe] hydrogenase H-cluster radical SAM maturase HydE, giving the protein MKQFVDKLFNNQEFNKKELLEFINKIDEETKDYLFEQACKKRDEVYGRVVFFRGLIEFTNYCKSNCYYCGIRRSNNNADRYRLSLNELLKCCDYGYKAGFRTFVLQGGEDAYFTDNKIKEIVSVIKDKYPECAITLSIGEKSYESYKMFFDAGADRFLLRHETAQAAHYKKLHPSEQTLENRKKCLYNLKEIGYQVGAGFMVGSPYQKLENMVEDLMFLKELSPHMVGLGPFIPHVDTPFKDMKAGSVDMTLIMLALVRLILPEVLLPATTALNSIHEKGRELGLKAGANVIMPNLSPKEVREKYTLYNNKNISGLEAAEYKEAITKEIAKIGLKLVVDRGDHVSMK
- a CDS encoding helix-turn-helix domain-containing protein → MAKNIKINNLLYLMKDSIEFDQIYAEFVKPFKDFDDKNNADIFNTINTFVEMDGDYKKTAKVLYQHENTIRYRIMKAKKILNMEESNLGFIEHISLAIKINSIYESITN